The following are encoded in a window of Drosophila simulans strain w501 chromosome 3L, Prin_Dsim_3.1, whole genome shotgun sequence genomic DNA:
- the LOC6736321 gene encoding acyl carrier protein, mitochondrial isoform X3, protein MSFTQIARSCSRLAATLAPRRVASGILIQSQASRMMHRIAVPSMTSQLSQKFGVRSYSAKSTIEDIKFRVLKVVSAYDKVTAEKLNVESHFINDLGLDSLDHVEVIMAMEDEFGFEIPDSDAEKLLKPADIIKYVADKEDVYE, encoded by the exons ATGTCGTTCACACAGATCGCGCGCAGCTGCAGTCGGCTGGCGGCCACTTTGGCCCCACGGAGGGTCGCCTCCGGCATTCTTATCCAGTCACAGGCCTCCAGGATGATGCACAGGATCGCCGTGCCATCGATGACCAGCCAGTTGAGCCAA AAGTTCGGTGTGCGCAGCTACTCGGCCAAGAGCACCATCGAGGACATCAAGTTCCGCGTGCTGAAGGTTGTCTCCGCCTACGACAAAGTGACCGCCGAGAAG CTCAACGTTGAGTCGCACTTCATCAACGACTTGGGACTGGACTCCTTGGACCACGTGGAGGTCATCATGGCCATGGAGGACGAGTTCGGTTTCGAGATCCCCGACTCTGATGCCGAGAAGCTGCTTAAACCTGCCGACATTATTAAGTACGTCGCCGACAAGGAGGATGTGTACGAgtaa
- the LOC6736321 gene encoding acyl carrier protein, mitochondrial isoform X1: MSFTQIARSCSRLAATLAPRRVASGILIQSQASRMMHRIAVPSMTSQLSQAIDELPIQVVLGRQIFTRQYHSQKFGVRSYSAKSTIEDIKFRVLKVVSAYDKVTAEKLNVESHFINDLGLDSLDHVEVIMAMEDEFGFEIPDSDAEKLLKPADIIKYVADKEDVYE, from the exons ATGTCGTTCACACAGATCGCGCGCAGCTGCAGTCGGCTGGCGGCCACTTTGGCCCCACGGAGGGTCGCCTCCGGCATTCTTATCCAGTCACAGGCCTCCAGGATGATGCACAGGATCGCCGTGCCATCGATGACCAGCCAGTTGAGCCAA GCCATAGATGAACTGCCAATCCAAGTAGTCTTAGGAAGACAAATATTCACTAGACAATATCATTCGCAGAAGTTCGGTGTGCGCAGCTACTCGGCCAAGAGCACCATCGAGGACATCAAGTTCCGCGTGCTGAAGGTTGTCTCCGCCTACGACAAAGTGACCGCCGAGAAG CTCAACGTTGAGTCGCACTTCATCAACGACTTGGGACTGGACTCCTTGGACCACGTGGAGGTCATCATGGCCATGGAGGACGAGTTCGGTTTCGAGATCCCCGACTCTGATGCCGAGAAGCTGCTTAAACCTGCCGACATTATTAAGTACGTCGCCGACAAGGAGGATGTGTACGAgtaa
- the LOC6736321 gene encoding acyl carrier protein, mitochondrial isoform X2, which translates to MSFTQIARSCSRLAATLAPRRVASGILIQSQASRMMHRIAVPSMTSQLSQECRGRWQTQLVRRYSAKPPLSLKLINERVLLVLKLYDKIDPSKLNVESHFINDLGLDSLDHVEVIMAMEDEFGFEIPDSDAEKLLKPADIIKYVADKEDVYE; encoded by the exons ATGTCGTTCACACAGATCGCGCGCAGCTGCAGTCGGCTGGCGGCCACTTTGGCCCCACGGAGGGTCGCCTCCGGCATTCTTATCCAGTCACAGGCCTCCAGGATGATGCACAGGATCGCCGTGCCATCGATGACCAGCCAGTTGAGCCAA GAGTGCCGTGGTCGCTGGCAAACGCAATTGGTGCGCAGATACTCGGCGAAACCGCCGCTCTCGCTGAAGCTGATCAATGAGCGCGTCTTGCTTGTGCTCAAGCTCTACGACAAGATCGATCCCAGCAAG CTCAACGTTGAGTCGCACTTCATCAACGACTTGGGACTGGACTCCTTGGACCACGTGGAGGTCATCATGGCCATGGAGGACGAGTTCGGTTTCGAGATCCCCGACTCTGATGCCGAGAAGCTGCTTAAACCTGCCGACATTATTAAGTACGTCGCCGACAAGGAGGATGTGTACGAgtaa
- the LOC6736321 gene encoding acyl carrier protein, mitochondrial isoform X4, protein MSFTQIARSCSRLAATLAPRRVASGILIQSQASRMMHRIAVPSMTSQLSQKFGVRSYSAKSTIEDIKFRVLKVVSAYDKECRGRWQTQLVRRYSAKPPLSLKLINERVLLVLKLYDKIDPSKLNVESHFINDLGLDSLDHVEVIMAMEDEFGFEIPDSDAEKLLKPADIIKYVADKEDVYE, encoded by the exons ATGTCGTTCACACAGATCGCGCGCAGCTGCAGTCGGCTGGCGGCCACTTTGGCCCCACGGAGGGTCGCCTCCGGCATTCTTATCCAGTCACAGGCCTCCAGGATGATGCACAGGATCGCCGTGCCATCGATGACCAGCCAGTTGAGCCAA AAGTTCGGTGTGCGCAGCTACTCGGCCAAGAGCACCATCGAGGACATCAAGTTCCGCGTGCTGAAGGTTGTCTCCGCCTACGACAAA GAGTGCCGTGGTCGCTGGCAAACGCAATTGGTGCGCAGATACTCGGCGAAACCGCCGCTCTCGCTGAAGCTGATCAATGAGCGCGTCTTGCTTGTGCTCAAGCTCTACGACAAGATCGATCCCAGCAAG CTCAACGTTGAGTCGCACTTCATCAACGACTTGGGACTGGACTCCTTGGACCACGTGGAGGTCATCATGGCCATGGAGGACGAGTTCGGTTTCGAGATCCCCGACTCTGATGCCGAGAAGCTGCTTAAACCTGCCGACATTATTAAGTACGTCGCCGACAAGGAGGATGTGTACGAgtaa